The genomic DNA ACAAGTGGCTCTCACTAACGCAGCATAATCACAGAAGGTGTATTTGAGGGTTGAGTGGCAGTAAGGGAGAGACAACACAGTGGCAGGCATAACAGCCACAAAAGCACAGGCAACCATCCACAGAGCACCGGTCAGAACCAGAGTACGAACATTGGTGAGGATACTTTGATACCTCAGTGGACTAGAGATTGCAATCAAACGatcaaaagccatgacagagaTAGCAAACATCTCCATTACGCCCCCCAGGTGGAAAACAAACATCTGAATGAAGCACGACACATAAGCTATGGTTTTATCACCAGCTACCAGCACACCAATCATAGTTGGACTGGCACTGGAGCTGTACAGCATATCAACTACAGCAAGGTTGCAAATCAGAAGATACATTGGCTTGTGCAAACGCTTATCATGAAGGATAAAACATACATTTGCCACATTAGCAAGCATGACTAGGAGATAGATACACAGAACTACAATCCCCATTGTCAGAGGTCTGTCAATTGTGTCAAAACCACCGATGACAAATTGATGTATTATTTTGCCAGAGACATTTCCCAAGGACATATTCCACTGTCCCTCGAAGGTCCAAACAGCTACAAGGGAAAAAATAGGTGTCATTCAACCAGACTTATGAACATGCACTTCTTACGCCATTATGACTGTTGCTTTACTGAATAACTGTTCTAAATCAATCTTACAACATTTAAGCACCAAAAGCTATAAGCACATTCTCAATTCTCATTCTCTTACGTTTCTTAATTTTCAAATCAGAAAAAGTGGTCATGAATTAAATATACTCAAAACAATGAGAAAACAATGCACAGCAAACAAACAATAATGCTACGATTGATTATATTGAATCGTGATAATCTCTTCAAACAGAATCATGATTTTTACATAAAGTATCATCATCCTGTTCTAATATACTACTCATTGAATGTTTTCATATCAACAATCCTGACGCTATCAGGATACTGCATGATTAGCCACACAGTGAGATTACACATGATACCACACAGTGAGATGAGACATTATACCACACAGTGAGATGATATAGTTCTACATCTGAACCTCTAAGACACCTACATCCTTCCTTTGGATGAGCTCACCTGGAGATCCAATGGCTATCCTCTCTATGATGGCATGGGATATTTATACATGGTTGGTTCACCTGAGAACCTCCTAGGTAGAGACCCAACAACCAACCATATCCTTGATATCAAACTGAGATTATAATATATCTACATAATAATCATTTCCCTTGAGTCCAAAGCAGGAACATGGATGGATATGTCCCTAATGAATAAGGAAAATACTAGGCTTTCAGTGGTTGCTAAATTAAACTATTCTGAATGATTGGAATATGATGTCACTAAAGGTTTTACACATGCTAGTTGGACTGgcctaacctgc from Salmo trutta chromosome 26, fSalTru1.1, whole genome shotgun sequence includes the following:
- the LOC115163896 gene encoding olfactory receptor 10G4-like, which encodes MSLGNVSGKIIHQFVIGGFDTIDRPLTMGIVVLCIYLLVMLANVANVCFILHDKRLHKPMYLLICNLAVVDMLYSSSASPTMIGVLVAGDKTIAYVSCFIQMFVFHLGGVMEMFAISVMAFDRLIAISSPLRYQSILTNVRTLVLTGALWMVACAFVAVMPATVLSLPYCHSTLKYTFCDYAALVRATCVNPNYYFNMITIITSFLLFGTFCFICLSYIWIIFAMAKMSSKNDKRKMYSTCFSHLIVVVCYYVPLFVRIVLTRLGVVLTLEERHGLMIGAILGPSLVNPFVYCFRTKEIKNKMLKMFNKVAPTE